The genomic segment TGAAGATGCGTCAATGTTGTTTACTCTAAGGCAGAATTTTGAGGATAGTATGTTTTTGTTGATTTTATCAATGAGTTCAAACCTAATAAGTGAAACGTCAGGGAGAGTCTTGGAAAAGCAAGTTAGGGAAATAAATCCGATAGAGAATGCTATAGCGATAAGGTTTAATATCCAAGAGATGGTGGAGTTGTTAATTAATTTCACTAGAACTACGAGAGAGTAAAGTAGTAATATTAGGGATACTATGATACCAAAAGTGAGGATCAATGAGTATTTGGGGTAAAGCTCTATTGATAAAATGAAAGAGTAGAGAAATACGGAGAATGCTAAAAGGAGTAGGAAGAGGAATATGGCTAAAGTTAGGGTTAGTGAGACTTTGTGAGGCACTATAGTTAGGTAGAGGAATCTTACGGAATAGGACTTATGGGATAGATATAGTATTGGTGCGATTAGGTATGTGAGAATTATTATGAGGTATAGTATTAGGAATTTTGCTACTTTTAGGAAGAATGGATAGTCGTAGATATTGGCTAATGCTGACGGGTAGGCGGGTAATGTTAAACACAGATGTATCTCTCTTAGGTTTGTCAGTATAAGAAATAGTATTAACAGGGTTGTAAGGAGATCAAGGGTTATTAGTGTTCTTGAGTGTAATTTGGAAAGTTCTGCTTTCTGTGAGTATTTTAGTATAGCAAGTTTTGTTCTTATCAGGAACGTAGTAAGTGGTAGAAGGGTAAGAATAAAGATGGTAAGGACTAAGATGGAGATGTCTTGTAGGAAGTATTTATCAAGATTTGTGTGGCTTAGGTCATTGTAGAAACTTGAGAATGCGGATATACCTACAATGCTTAGAATTGCTAAGAGGATAGCAAAGATGGAGAAGATGGTTTTTGTGAAGTTTTTCACTCCTTTTCCCCTTTGGGTAGCTTGCCGAGAGCGGGAGTCGAACCCGCACGGTGTTGCCACCACCTGATTTTGAGTCAGGCGCGTCTGCCAGTTCCGCCATCTCGGCTTTATGGTCTCTTTAAGTATACAGAAAGCCTTGACTTCTTCTCAAGTTAACTCTAGCTTTGCCAATAATTCCAAAATTTATAACAAAAGTTGAACTTTACTGTTATGGATTGTAAGAAACAAACAAAACTTTTGCTAAAAAAGTGCCATCAAAGTATTTCAGGTTTGAGTGAGGTATTTAAAAGGAATTACTTATTTTTGAAATGAGTTACTGTTGGTATTCTTTCAGGTTTATTTTAGCTATAGCTAATTTAGCAAGAGGTATACTGTAAGGTGATACTGAGACGTAGTCAAGGCCTGTTAGCTTAAGGAATTCTATATTTCTTGGGTCAGCTCCATGTTCTCCACAGAGTCCTATTTTAAGGTCAGGTCTTACCATTCTTCCTCTGTGCACTGCTATGATTATAAGTTCTGCGACTTCTTCTCCCAATACTTTGAACGGATTATCTTCAATTAAGTCCATTTCGGTGTAGTCTGGTAAGAATGAGGAGATATCGTCTCTGGAAAGTCCATAGGTTGTGTGTGTTAGATCGTTTGTTCCGAAACTTACGAATTCTGCAAACACTGCGATTTTATCTGCGTGCAGTGCGGCGGAAGGAATTTCTATCATAGAACCATACTTAACAGGTATATCAACTCCACTACTTTTGATTATCTCGTCAACAACTTCTTTTATTCCCCTTATTCTTCTGCCTTCCATTACTTTGCCGTTTATAACTAGGTTTAGCTCTCTGTAGTTCATAACTACAGGTATCATTATCTCTGGTATTGGTTCAAATCCATTCTTTTTGACTTCAACTGCAGCTTCTGCAATTGCACAGGCTTGCATTTCGTATATCTCAGGATAGGTTACAGCTACTCTTACTCCTCTATGTCCAAGCATGGGGTTAACTTCCTTTTTAAGATCGCATATCTCCTTGAGTTTCTCTTTAGTGATATCGTATTTCTTACTTTTTAAGAAATCGTATAGATCCTCAAGCTCTTTGTCATTGTGTGGTAAAAATTCGTGAAGTGGTGCGTCCAGAAGTCTTATTGTTACTGGTTCGCCACTCATAGCGATGAATAGGTCTATGAAATCTTTCTTTTGGAATTTCTTTAACTCTGCGAGAATTTCTTTTCTTTTCTCATAGTTGTCGGAGATTATAAGCTCCTGGAATATTGGTAACCTTTCTTTTTCAAAGAACATATGTTCGGTTCTACATAGTCCTATTCCTTTAGCGCCTAGTTTTCTGGCAAGCATTGCTTCTCTTGGTTGATCTGCATTGGCTCTTACGACGAAATCTGGAGAGATGTAGTTATCTACGATTTTAAGAAAGTCCATCAGACCATTTTTGTCAAAATCTGGTTCTACTGTTTTTACTTCACCGAAGTATATTTTAGGAGACTCGTAGAAGGGCACCTCCAAGGTTATGTAATCGCCTTCATTTACTCTTATTCCGTCAATTTCAAAATAGTTGGGACCAAGCTTTATCCTAGGGTTTATTAAACTGACTTTACCCAGTGATCTTGCTACCACCGGAGCGTGTGATGCGTATCCCCCTTCAGTTGTTAGAACTCCTTGACCAATTTCTATTGCCTTAACATCCTCAGCATAAGTTGCAGGCATCACCAGTATAAGTCTGGTATCTAGCCCCATCTTCAATGCTCTATTGTATTCTTCTACTAATCTGTCTGTTGAGAAGAACACTCTACCGGTAGCAACTCCTGGTGATCCTGCAATGCCTCCAGAGACATATTTAACTTGGTTTTTCTTTATCCATCCTATGTCAATGGTTTTGTGTAAAAGCTCTACTAAATGTCCAGGATTAACTCTGTCAATGATGAACCTTTCGTCAATTATTTTCTTCTTCATAAGATCCATATACAGCTTTATTTCGGCTTGTGAGGATTTGTGTTGAACGGTATCTTGTTCTATTACCCATACCTTTCCCGTTTCTTTAACTACCATAACATATCTTATTTCTTTATACCTCTCCTCCAGTAGTTGTGCAAAATTTTGTAATTCTTCAAGAGTTTCTTTCTCTAGATCGGTAATTTCTTCACCTTTGCTGTCTTCATCTATGAAATAGTTTCTTCTAAAAACTTTACCCTGGATAATAGGTTCTCCGGTTACAATATTTCTTGTATAAAAGTAGCCGGTAAAAGACTCCGGGGAATAGTTACCTAAAACCATTTCCTGGACTAGTATCCCAACATCAATATCAGAGTTTATTCTAGCGATAGCAGACATCTGCTGAAGAACGTAGGCAATTCTCTCCTCTAAGTCTGATGGTATGCCTTTCTCTATATATTCTCTATCGTATTTTAGTCTCTCCTTTAGTTCTTTTATAGATAATACTCTCAGATCGTCTGCCTCGGGGAGCGAGAAGAACACATCGGGCCTGTATTCCGCGCCAAACCTTGCCATCTCTTCCAAGAATGTGCAGTATGCTATGTAGGCAAATCTCTCATCTACTTTATCTTTGAGTAATTCAAAGGTTGAGTCGTTTATTCCGAGAAACCTCACTCCTGGGAATTTCACCAACCTCAGATCTGGGCTAATTATCAGCTTCAGAAACAATGGAGATTCGGGGTCTCCTAACTTCCTACCAGTGATTTTGGATATGTCCTTTACATACTCAAGTATTGCGTTTATGGATTTAGTATCAAGAGCCTTAGCTTTGTCGCTGTCAAGTAAGAGTCCTGGTGGTATGGGTAGTCCTAATTCAACTAACTCTAAGATTCTTTCGCCTCTAACACCAATCTTGGATATATCCTTAGGTTTTTTGCTAAATCCATTTTGACTAAAAAAATATATTCCTTCCAACATAATATCATCTCCTAGTTCCTAGTATAGTTTTAAAAGATTTTAGTCCAGATTTCAATTTTTCCAGATGAAAATCAATGAGATCTGATTCTCATTAGGTTAGTGCGATAAAGTCTAAAGTTTTCTACCGAAGGAGTAAGAAGATCCCAAACTTTACGCTTACTCGCTTTCTTGATTCTGAATAACGTTTTTCAGTTTCAAGATATTACTTTCTTCAAGCTTCTAGCGTTTGTCATAGTAAGAAGAGTATTTGTCCAGTCCTGACAGGGACTGTGAGGAAAAGAGAAACTGTGCCTGGTTGTAAGTTTTAAACCTTATTGTTCTGGGGTTTGGTTAAAGAGTTTTAAACAACCTCTATAGGTTCAACCTCTGATTCTACGGATAAAACGGGGTTACGAATATGTGATTTGTTTGATGGGTAGAGATTCTGTAATCTTTAGAGGTTATGGGATCTCTTTATTATGCGACATTGAGTTTCTGCCTTTATTGAGAGAGTAATTTTACCCAGTCTCGGCAGAGACTGCGAGGGGAAGAAAACTACGCCGTTGTAAGTTTTAGACTTTATTGATTTTTGTTATTTTGCGATTAGGAGTTGTAGGTAGCTTGGTAGTAGGGTGGAGTTTGAGAGTAGACTTAGTGATGAAAGTTGATTATTGTTTTTTCTTTACAAGTGGATTTTTGGAATTTATAATATAGTTAAGATAGGAGGAAGCCTATGAAGGTTTTGAGAGTGGTGGTGCTTTTGGTAGCTGTGGTGTTTGGGGTAGTATTATCCTCCTGTGGAGGTCCCAGTAACAAGTTAGTGTTTATGTATTGGGGAACTCCTGAGGAGAAGGCAACAGTTTTGAATTACATAACGAACTTCTTGGAGCGAAACCCAGGAATTGAGATAGAAGCTATTCATGTTGACTCTCTTAGCTTTGGTCAGAAGCTAAAGACAATGATAGCTGGTGGAACACCACCTGATGTTTTTTACCTTGATATTGAGGATTTTGCAGGGTTGGTTTCAAGAGGTCATCTGTTACAGCTTGATGATTTTCTAAACAGAGATAAGGATGAGGTCAATCCTAGTGACTTTTTTGAAGCACCTTTTAATGAGTTTAGGTATAAGGGAAGATTGTATGGTATTGCGAAGGACTTCACAACCTTGGTCTTATACTATAACATAGACATGTTTGACAAGTTTAAGATAGGTTATCCTAATGACAACTGGACATGGAATGACTTTTTAGATGCTGCTAAAAAGCTTACAAAAGATTTAAATGGTGATGGTAACATAGATCAGTATGGTTTTGTGCTTGAGACTTGGGCAAACTGGTGGAGGAATTGGGTATACGCAAATGGTGGAACCTTCTTTGATAACGAAGGAAACTTTGTGCTTGGTAAGGAGCCATATTTGGGTAAGAATGCTGAGGCTATACAGTTTTTGGCAGACCTTATATGGGTGCATAAAGTTGTTCCAAAGATTACTACCTCAAGAGACTTTGGTGGTGGTGAGGCGATGTTCGTAGATGGTAGAGCCGGAATGGCTGCTTACGGCAGGTGGGTAACCCTAAGGTTTAGGGATATAACTAAGTTTAAGTGGAATGTTGCCCAAATGCCAAAAGGTAGTGCAAAGAGAGCTTCAACACTGTTTACGGTTGCGTACTGTATATATGCAGGGACAAAAAATCCTGAGCTATCCTGGAGTTTAGTTAAGTTCCTTTCAAGTCCTGAGGTACAGAAGGATGTTGCGAACAGTGGTTTAGCTATACCTATAAGGAAATCAGTCGCTTACTCTGATGCTTTCTTAAAAGCCTCAGCTATAGTTAAGAACCAGCCTCAGGTTGATAGCAAGGTTTATCTTGATGCTTTACAGTTTGTAACAGACTTTAGAAGACCGGTAAAGTGGGTTGAGATGAGAGATATTCTTGATGAGTATATTCAAAAAGTTCTCAATAATGATATGAAAGCAATTGATGCTCTGAAAGAGCTACAGCTTGATATAGAGGGGACTATTGGTAGTTAGTTTTAACATAGGGGGGAGCCCCCCTAGTGAAGTAAATTAATGAACAATTCTGGTAAAGTTTTAGAGCTAATTGATCTTGTATTAACCGGGAAAATTACAACTTTCTCTTCTCTTAAGGAAGCTATTGTAAAGTCAGGAATTAAGGTGAGTAAGTCTGAAATAGATATGATGTTCAATCTTATAAAAAGGCTGTATTGGGGGGCATTCTGTGATTTGAATTTTGATGAGTATACCGAATTGTGGAAAACTCTGGTTGTTCCTGACCAAAAGTATCCCTCTCTCTATGGTGACCTTAAGAAAAGCATAATTTTATCAAACCTTTATATCTCGCTTTTGGATATTCACGGTTATACTGCTTTTTGCCAGAAAACGAGAAGGAACATAAATTCTTTGCATAGGTTGGATAGGTTTGTTGAGAACACCATAAAAGTTACGGCAAAAAGATATGGTGTGATTGCTAAAAGAGATAGAGGAGATGAAGTAATATTGATAGGTTCTGATCCTGTTGATGTGATAAACTCAACTTTTGATGTTATAAATCTATTTTCCAAGAAGATAAGTTTAGTTGATGTTGAGCAAGGTGAAGATCCGTTTCTTCCGCCGTTTGAAATTTCGGGAGGAATTGTTGGTGGATATTCAACTATGCCGTTGATAGTGAGTGAAAAAGGAGATTTACAGGGTATTTTGATAAATCTGGCAGCTAGACTTCAGTCTAGAGCAAACTCAATCTCTCCGAACAAAACTAAAGTAGTTGTAGATCAGAACACTTACCATAAGTTTGTTTCATCCAATAAACCTAAGACTAATTTTGTGAAAAATATAAAGTTTCTGTTCAACGGTGAAATAGAATTTAAAGGAGGGAAACTCAAGGTGTATGAGATATACTACGGTGAGAGTGAGTCATACAAGGACTTTATATCCCAGCATATCAAGAATTTGGTTGAGAAGATCTCTCAAGGTGACTGGCAGTTTGGAATACTTTCTACTTTGTGTGATCTAGGGGCTATTACCTCAA from the Brevinematia bacterium genome contains:
- a CDS encoding putative PEP-binding protein, producing MLEGIYFFSQNGFSKKPKDISKIGVRGERILELVELGLPIPPGLLLDSDKAKALDTKSINAILEYVKDISKITGRKLGDPESPLFLKLIISPDLRLVKFPGVRFLGINDSTFELLKDKVDERFAYIAYCTFLEEMARFGAEYRPDVFFSLPEADDLRVLSIKELKERLKYDREYIEKGIPSDLEERIAYVLQQMSAIARINSDIDVGILVQEMVLGNYSPESFTGYFYTRNIVTGEPIIQGKVFRRNYFIDEDSKGEEITDLEKETLEELQNFAQLLEERYKEIRYVMVVKETGKVWVIEQDTVQHKSSQAEIKLYMDLMKKKIIDERFIIDRVNPGHLVELLHKTIDIGWIKKNQVKYVSGGIAGSPGVATGRVFFSTDRLVEEYNRALKMGLDTRLILVMPATYAEDVKAIEIGQGVLTTEGGYASHAPVVARSLGKVSLINPRIKLGPNYFEIDGIRVNEGDYITLEVPFYESPKIYFGEVKTVEPDFDKNGLMDFLKIVDNYISPDFVVRANADQPREAMLARKLGAKGIGLCRTEHMFFEKERLPIFQELIISDNYEKRKEILAELKKFQKKDFIDLFIAMSGEPVTIRLLDAPLHEFLPHNDKELEDLYDFLKSKKYDITKEKLKEICDLKKEVNPMLGHRGVRVAVTYPEIYEMQACAIAEAAVEVKKNGFEPIPEIMIPVVMNYRELNLVINGKVMEGRRIRGIKEVVDEIIKSSGVDIPVKYGSMIEIPSAALHADKIAVFAEFVSFGTNDLTHTTYGLSRDDISSFLPDYTEMDLIEDNPFKVLGEEVAELIIIAVHRGRMVRPDLKIGLCGEHGADPRNIEFLKLTGLDYVSVSPYSIPLAKLAIAKINLKEYQQ
- a CDS encoding sugar ABC transporter substrate-binding protein — encoded protein: MKVLRVVVLLVAVVFGVVLSSCGGPSNKLVFMYWGTPEEKATVLNYITNFLERNPGIEIEAIHVDSLSFGQKLKTMIAGGTPPDVFYLDIEDFAGLVSRGHLLQLDDFLNRDKDEVNPSDFFEAPFNEFRYKGRLYGIAKDFTTLVLYYNIDMFDKFKIGYPNDNWTWNDFLDAAKKLTKDLNGDGNIDQYGFVLETWANWWRNWVYANGGTFFDNEGNFVLGKEPYLGKNAEAIQFLADLIWVHKVVPKITTSRDFGGGEAMFVDGRAGMAAYGRWVTLRFRDITKFKWNVAQMPKGSAKRASTLFTVAYCIYAGTKNPELSWSLVKFLSSPEVQKDVANSGLAIPIRKSVAYSDAFLKASAIVKNQPQVDSKVYLDALQFVTDFRRPVKWVEMRDILDEYIQKVLNNDMKAIDALKELQLDIEGTIGS